The Paraburkholderia sp. SOS3 genome includes a region encoding these proteins:
- a CDS encoding DUF4126 domain-containing protein, with the protein MLEPLSLAAGLSWGSGLRLYLTVLIAGLLARFGVIHLPDTLSALSSSWVIGVAGALTVAEFLADKIPAFDSLWDAIHTFIRIPAGAVLAAGALGHADPALLTVAALAGGTLAGTAHLTKAGTRALINLSPEPVSNVVTSTAEEGMVFGGLLLALFAPVIFLVLLVGFLVVVSWVLPRLWRGVQGGFRGMATHMVSRLARSRHD; encoded by the coding sequence ATGCTTGAACCCCTTTCGCTTGCAGCGGGCCTGTCATGGGGCAGCGGACTGCGCCTCTATCTGACCGTGCTGATCGCGGGCCTGCTCGCACGCTTTGGCGTGATCCATCTTCCCGACACGCTCTCTGCGCTGAGTTCGTCATGGGTAATCGGCGTCGCCGGGGCGCTGACGGTTGCCGAATTCCTCGCCGACAAGATTCCCGCGTTCGATTCGCTGTGGGATGCGATCCATACGTTTATCCGCATTCCGGCCGGCGCCGTGCTCGCGGCCGGTGCGCTCGGCCATGCCGATCCGGCGTTGCTGACGGTGGCCGCGCTCGCGGGCGGCACGCTCGCCGGCACCGCGCATCTGACGAAGGCCGGTACGCGCGCATTGATCAACCTGTCGCCCGAGCCGGTGTCGAACGTCGTCACGTCGACGGCCGAGGAAGGCATGGTGTTCGGCGGCCTGCTGCTCGCGCTGTTCGCGCCGGTCATCTTCCTCGTGCTGCTGGTCGGTTTTCTCGTCGTCGTGAGCTGGGTGCTGCCGCGGCTGTGGCGCGGCGTGCAGGGCGGCTTCCGCGGCATGGCGACGCATATGGTGTCGCGTCTTGCGCGGAGCCGGCACGATTGA
- a CDS encoding ABC transporter permease: MTARDWRAGELTMLLLALVLAVAALTSVGFLADRLHQGLERDARRMIAADFVVRADHPVNSQFAQEAKSLGLETATTAIFPSMVNSTAAQPMSRLAAIKAVSPGYPLRGALRIAPKPGAPDEAARSIPPPGTVWVDEQLLDALKVQVGDSVKVGGRDFRIGAVITKELDRGFAFVNFSPRLMMNDADVASTGLITYGSRVTYRLLVAGSDASVETYAKWAHEHVDGGKMRGVALESLQDGQPQVRQTLDRARHFLTLVSLLTALLAAVAIAMAAHRYMRRHLDSCAAMRCLGVSQRTLRALFTIEFVGLGVIGGLVGVVLGFVGHFVLLRWLGGLIGVVLPYPGAWPAFEGIAAGLVLLLGFALPPLLPLTRVPPVRVLRREWGEAGRTAWAAYALGVVLFAALLVLAAGELKLGGIVAGGFAGGLLVFVCVARVALWGAARVVRSERFAVGVGWRYALASLERRANASALQITALAIGLMCLLLIAMTRDDLVAGWRKSTPPDAPNEFIIDIQPDQRVPVTQYLAQHGFAKVDLSPMVRGRLTAINGKPVNPDDYKSEDARRLVDREFNLSYTTQLPDDNRIEAGRWYGATDKPEISIEQGLAKLIGVKPGDTLRFDVTGLSIEAPVTSTRKLDWGSFKVNFFVLMPPAALKDFPATFITSFHVPPERRSAIDGLIAAYPNLTAIDTAPILAQVQTVMEQVIDAVQFLFLFTLVAGVLVLYAALAGTRDERMRESALLRALGASHRQVRAVQIAEFVAVGALSGLMAALGAQAVGSLLATRVFDFYLEFDPWLLPAGIAAGIACAGLGGWLSLRHVLMRPALQSLRDA, translated from the coding sequence ATGACGGCGCGCGACTGGCGCGCCGGCGAGCTGACGATGCTGCTGCTCGCACTCGTGCTCGCGGTGGCCGCGCTGACGAGCGTCGGCTTTCTCGCCGACCGGCTGCATCAGGGGCTCGAACGCGATGCGCGCCGGATGATCGCCGCCGACTTTGTCGTGCGCGCCGATCACCCGGTCAATTCGCAATTCGCGCAAGAGGCGAAGTCGCTCGGTCTGGAGACCGCGACTACGGCGATTTTTCCTAGCATGGTCAACTCGACGGCCGCGCAGCCGATGTCGCGGCTTGCCGCGATCAAGGCGGTGTCGCCCGGCTATCCGTTGCGCGGCGCGCTGCGGATCGCACCGAAGCCCGGGGCGCCCGACGAAGCGGCCCGCTCGATTCCGCCGCCCGGGACCGTCTGGGTCGACGAGCAACTGCTCGACGCGCTGAAGGTGCAGGTTGGCGACAGCGTGAAAGTCGGCGGTCGCGATTTCAGGATCGGCGCGGTGATCACGAAGGAGCTCGATCGCGGCTTCGCCTTCGTCAATTTCTCGCCGCGGCTCATGATGAACGATGCCGACGTCGCGTCGACCGGGCTCATCACCTACGGTAGCCGCGTCACGTACCGGCTGCTCGTCGCGGGCAGCGACGCGTCGGTCGAGACCTATGCGAAATGGGCGCACGAACACGTCGACGGCGGCAAGATGCGCGGCGTCGCGCTCGAATCGCTGCAGGACGGTCAGCCGCAGGTGCGCCAGACGCTCGATCGCGCGCGCCACTTCCTTACGCTCGTGTCGCTGCTGACCGCGCTGCTCGCGGCGGTCGCGATCGCGATGGCCGCGCATCGCTACATGCGCCGGCACCTCGACAGCTGCGCGGCGATGCGCTGCCTCGGCGTGAGCCAGCGCACGCTGCGCGCGCTCTTTACGATCGAGTTCGTCGGGCTCGGCGTCATCGGCGGACTCGTCGGCGTCGTGCTCGGCTTTGTCGGGCACTTCGTGCTGCTGCGCTGGCTCGGCGGCCTGATCGGCGTCGTTCTGCCGTATCCGGGCGCGTGGCCGGCCTTCGAAGGCATTGCGGCGGGGCTCGTGCTGCTGCTCGGTTTCGCACTGCCGCCACTGCTGCCGTTGACGCGCGTGCCGCCGGTGCGCGTGCTGCGCCGCGAATGGGGCGAAGCGGGCCGCACCGCGTGGGCCGCGTATGCGCTAGGCGTCGTGCTGTTCGCGGCTCTGCTCGTGCTCGCGGCCGGCGAACTGAAGCTAGGCGGGATCGTCGCGGGCGGATTCGCGGGCGGGCTGCTCGTGTTCGTCTGCGTTGCGCGCGTGGCGCTGTGGGGCGCGGCGCGCGTCGTGCGCAGCGAGCGTTTCGCGGTCGGCGTCGGCTGGCGTTATGCGCTCGCGTCGCTCGAGCGGCGCGCGAATGCGAGCGCGCTGCAGATCACCGCGCTCGCGATCGGCCTGATGTGCCTGCTGCTGATCGCGATGACGCGCGACGATCTCGTCGCGGGCTGGCGCAAATCGACGCCGCCCGACGCGCCGAACGAATTCATCATCGATATCCAGCCCGATCAGCGCGTGCCGGTCACGCAGTATCTTGCGCAGCACGGCTTCGCCAAGGTCGACCTGTCGCCGATGGTGCGCGGCCGGCTCACCGCGATCAACGGCAAGCCGGTCAACCCCGACGACTACAAAAGCGAGGATGCACGGCGCCTCGTCGACCGCGAGTTCAACCTGTCGTACACGACGCAACTGCCCGACGACAACCGGATCGAGGCCGGCCGGTGGTACGGCGCTACGGACAAACCGGAAATCTCGATCGAGCAGGGGCTCGCGAAGCTGATCGGCGTCAAGCCCGGCGACACGCTGCGCTTCGACGTAACGGGTCTGTCGATCGAGGCGCCGGTCACGAGTACGCGCAAGCTCGACTGGGGCTCGTTCAAGGTGAACTTCTTCGTGCTGATGCCGCCGGCCGCGCTGAAGGATTTCCCCGCGACGTTCATCACGAGCTTTCATGTGCCGCCCGAGCGGCGCTCGGCCATCGATGGTCTGATCGCCGCCTATCCGAACCTGACCGCGATCGACACCGCGCCGATTCTCGCCCAGGTGCAGACGGTGATGGAGCAGGTCATCGATGCGGTGCAGTTCCTGTTCCTGTTTACGCTCGTCGCGGGCGTACTCGTGCTGTACGCGGCGCTGGCGGGCACGCGCGACGAACGCATGCGAGAATCGGCGCTGCTGCGCGCGCTCGGCGCGTCGCACCGGCAGGTGCGGGCGGTGCAGATCGCCGAATTCGTCGCGGTGGGCGCGCTGTCCGGCCTGATGGCCGCGCTTGGCGCGCAGGCGGTCGGTTCGCTGCTCGCCACGCGCGTATTCGACTTCTATCTGGAGTTCGATCCGTGGCTGCTGCCGGCCGGCATCGCCGCCGGAATCGCGTGCGCGGGACTCGGCGGCTGGCTGAGCCTGCGGCATGTGCTGATGCGGCCGGCGCTTCAATCGCTGCGCGACGCGTGA
- the sugE gene encoding quaternary ammonium compound efflux SMR transporter SugE, whose amino-acid sequence MSWFLLFIAGLLEVAWAAGLKSSDGFTRLWPSVFTVVTALGSFVLLALAMRQLPLGTAYAVWTGIGAVGAFVFGIVMMGEAVTLPRIASALLIVVGLIGLKLSSGH is encoded by the coding sequence ATGTCGTGGTTTCTTCTGTTTATTGCGGGGCTGCTCGAAGTTGCCTGGGCGGCCGGCCTCAAATCTTCCGATGGTTTCACGCGGCTGTGGCCGTCGGTGTTCACCGTCGTCACCGCGCTCGGCAGCTTCGTGCTGCTCGCGCTCGCGATGCGCCAGTTGCCGCTTGGCACCGCGTACGCCGTGTGGACCGGCATCGGCGCAGTCGGCGCGTTCGTATTCGGTATCGTCATGATGGGCGAGGCGGTAACGCTGCCGCGTATCGCCAGCGCGCTGTTAATCGTTGTCGGATTGATCGGGCTCAAGCTGTCGTCAGGTCATTGA
- the kdpE gene encoding two-component system response regulator KdpE: MSDPSITVVLIEDEKQIRRFVRASLEGEGIVVHDAQTGKQGLVEAATRKPDLVIVDLGLPDTDGLDVIRELRGWSDLPVIVLSARTQESEKVAALDAGADDYLTKPFGVSELLARIRAHLRRRNHAGASDSPQAHFGAVTVDLALRQVWRDGELVHLTPIEYRLLATLVRHAGRVLTHRQLLRDVWGPSHVESHHYLRIYMAHLRQKLERDPAQPEHILTETGVGYRLVGVA; encoded by the coding sequence ATGAGTGACCCGAGCATCACGGTCGTACTGATCGAAGACGAAAAACAGATTCGCCGCTTCGTGCGCGCGTCGCTGGAAGGCGAGGGCATCGTCGTGCACGACGCGCAGACCGGCAAGCAGGGGCTTGTCGAAGCGGCGACGCGCAAGCCCGACCTCGTGATCGTCGACCTCGGCCTGCCCGATACCGACGGCCTCGATGTGATCCGCGAGCTGCGCGGATGGAGCGATCTGCCGGTGATCGTGCTGTCCGCGCGCACGCAGGAAAGCGAGAAGGTGGCCGCGCTCGACGCGGGCGCCGACGACTATCTGACCAAGCCGTTCGGCGTCTCGGAACTGCTCGCGCGGATTCGCGCGCACCTGCGCCGGCGCAATCATGCGGGCGCGAGCGACTCGCCGCAGGCGCATTTCGGCGCGGTGACGGTCGACCTCGCGCTGCGCCAGGTGTGGCGCGACGGCGAACTCGTGCATCTGACGCCTATCGAGTACCGGCTGCTCGCGACGCTCGTGCGCCATGCGGGCCGCGTGCTCACGCACCGGCAGCTGCTGCGCGACGTCTGGGGGCCGTCGCACGTCGAAAGCCACCACTATCTGCGCATTTATATGGCGCATCTGCGGCAGAAGCTCGAGCGCGACCCGGCGCAGCCCGAGCATATCCTGACCGAAACCGGCGTCGGGTATCGGCTGGTCGGCGTGGCTTGA
- the kdpC gene encoding potassium-transporting ATPase subunit KdpC has protein sequence MKSMFRPLIVLFVVLAAITGLAYPAVMTGIGQAVFNHEANGSLIGQNGKVVGSALIGQQFDAPKYFWGRLSATSPNPYNASGSSASNLGPLNSSLTDNVKGRLDALKAAGTDMSQPVPVDLVTSSGSGLDPEITPAAAAYQVARVAKARNLQPSDVQALVERYTSGRQFGIFGESRVNVLELNLALDAMQHG, from the coding sequence ATGAAATCCATGTTTCGTCCACTGATCGTGCTGTTCGTCGTGCTCGCTGCGATCACCGGTCTCGCGTATCCCGCCGTGATGACCGGCATCGGTCAGGCTGTCTTCAACCACGAGGCGAACGGCAGCCTGATCGGGCAGAACGGCAAGGTGGTCGGCTCCGCGCTGATCGGCCAGCAGTTCGATGCGCCGAAGTATTTCTGGGGGCGCCTGTCGGCCACGAGCCCGAACCCGTACAACGCGAGCGGTTCGAGCGCGTCGAACCTCGGTCCGCTGAATTCGTCGCTGACCGATAACGTGAAGGGCCGCCTCGATGCGTTGAAGGCCGCCGGCACCGATATGTCGCAGCCCGTGCCCGTCGATCTCGTGACGTCGTCGGGCAGCGGTCTCGACCCCGAGATCACGCCGGCCGCGGCCGCGTACCAGGTCGCGCGGGTCGCCAAAGCGCGCAATCTGCAGCCGTCCGACGTACAGGCGCTCGTCGAGCGGTACACGTCGGGCCGCCAGTTCGGCATCTTCGGCGAGTCGCGCGTAAACGTGCTCGAGCTCAATCTCGCGCTCGACGCGATGCAGCACGGCTGA
- a CDS encoding DUF4118 domain-containing protein, whose amino-acid sequence MNRPDPDELLGKLQREEERRQRGKLKVFFGASAGVGKTYAMLQAARRRREEGVDVVVGIAETHGRSETAALLDGLDVLPLARIAYRGRQLAEFDLDAALERKPQLILVDELAHSNVTGARHAKRWQDVYELLDAGIDVYTTVNVQHLESLNDVVGQITGIRVWETVPDRVFDRADEVTLVDLPAEELLDRMRDGKVYLPQQAERAVRNFFRKGNLIALRELALRRTADRVDAQMREYRADRSIQPIWQARERLLVCVGPGPEAPMLVRAAARLAAALKADWIAVYVETPKLQRLSDERRERTLNALRLAAELGAETATLAGADAIGTLVGYARVRNVSKLVAGGTSRSGLRRRLQRPFAERLAERADDLDLTLIRAMTERGSARDGGQDADASAWRDALRTARERRSPRSAYAWAAAICAAITCIASLLIGHIDLANLVMLYLLGVIFAAVRLGRGPGVVLSFLSVAAFDFFFVPPRMSLSVTDTQYLLTFFGMLLTSLVISHLTSSLRREASVAQRREQRTGAMYAMARELAAALTTEQIIGIGSRHVSEVFRARVAILLPDSADQVRQKVDDPDQQIMLDGAALDIDVGQWVYDQQKPAGHGTDTLPAAVALYLPLKAPMRTRGVLAVKMHDERELDVPEQQRMLEAFGAQIALALERVHYVEIARDALVNMESERLRNSLLSAISHDLRTPLTTIVGFSSMLAQARAAQNAAEGAAAQATSEGALEEATHAQAQAIDDLVDAIHEESMRMAGIVTNLLDMARLQAGGLQLNRQWSLLEETVGAALRTCRRVLERHPVQVRLPADLPLLQLDAVLMERLFANLFENAAKYTPADTPLVIGAQQIEQDGKPFVRVTIDDSGPGLPTGMESRIFEKFTRGEKESAKPGIGLGLAICRAIVDAHDGKIGAANRVAPDGHIEGARFWFTLPVETPPPVPEALEDESEEESGAHDDGRAAQDGDVPRGESSGREPPGGDRSPASTATTTLAKPGHE is encoded by the coding sequence ATGAACCGACCTGATCCCGACGAGTTGCTCGGCAAACTGCAGCGCGAAGAAGAACGACGCCAGCGCGGCAAGCTGAAGGTATTCTTCGGCGCATCCGCCGGTGTTGGCAAGACCTATGCGATGTTGCAGGCCGCGCGGCGGCGCAGGGAAGAAGGCGTCGATGTCGTGGTCGGCATCGCCGAAACGCACGGCCGCTCCGAAACGGCCGCGCTGCTCGACGGACTCGACGTGTTGCCGCTTGCGCGCATCGCGTATCGCGGACGGCAGCTCGCCGAATTCGATCTCGACGCGGCGCTCGAACGCAAGCCGCAACTGATTCTCGTCGACGAACTCGCGCATTCGAACGTGACCGGCGCGCGGCATGCGAAGCGCTGGCAGGACGTCTACGAGCTGCTCGACGCGGGCATCGACGTCTATACGACGGTCAATGTCCAGCACCTTGAAAGCCTCAACGACGTGGTCGGACAGATTACCGGCATTCGCGTCTGGGAGACCGTGCCCGATCGCGTGTTCGACCGCGCCGACGAAGTGACGCTCGTCGATCTGCCCGCCGAAGAACTGCTCGACCGGATGCGCGACGGCAAGGTCTATCTGCCGCAGCAGGCCGAGCGCGCGGTGCGCAACTTCTTTCGCAAGGGCAATCTGATCGCACTGCGCGAGTTGGCGCTGCGGCGCACGGCCGATCGCGTCGATGCGCAGATGCGCGAGTACCGTGCCGACCGCTCGATCCAGCCGATCTGGCAGGCGCGCGAGCGGCTGCTCGTCTGCGTGGGACCCGGACCCGAGGCGCCGATGCTGGTGCGCGCGGCCGCGCGTCTCGCGGCTGCGCTGAAGGCCGACTGGATCGCGGTGTACGTCGAAACGCCGAAGCTGCAGCGCCTCTCCGACGAACGCCGCGAACGCACGCTCAATGCGCTGCGGCTCGCGGCCGAACTCGGCGCGGAAACCGCGACGCTCGCGGGCGCCGACGCGATCGGCACGCTCGTCGGCTACGCGCGCGTGCGCAATGTATCGAAGCTCGTGGCGGGCGGCACGTCGCGCAGCGGCTTGCGGCGCCGGCTGCAGCGGCCGTTCGCCGAACGCCTCGCCGAGCGCGCCGACGATCTCGACCTGACGCTGATCCGCGCGATGACCGAACGCGGCAGCGCACGCGACGGCGGACAGGACGCCGACGCGAGCGCATGGCGCGACGCGCTGCGCACCGCGCGCGAACGGCGCTCGCCGCGCAGCGCCTATGCGTGGGCCGCGGCGATCTGCGCGGCGATCACGTGTATCGCGAGCCTGCTGATCGGGCATATCGATCTCGCGAACCTCGTCATGCTGTACCTGCTCGGCGTGATTTTCGCTGCGGTCCGGCTCGGGCGCGGGCCAGGCGTGGTGCTGTCGTTTCTGAGCGTCGCCGCGTTCGACTTTTTCTTCGTGCCGCCGCGCATGTCGTTGTCGGTCACCGACACGCAATACCTGCTGACTTTCTTCGGCATGCTGCTCACGTCGCTCGTGATCAGCCATCTGACGTCGAGCCTGCGCCGCGAGGCGAGCGTCGCGCAGCGGCGCGAACAGCGCACCGGCGCGATGTACGCGATGGCGCGCGAACTCGCGGCGGCGCTGACGACCGAGCAGATCATCGGCATCGGCAGCCGCCACGTGAGCGAGGTGTTCCGCGCGCGTGTCGCGATCCTGCTGCCGGACAGCGCGGATCAGGTCCGCCAGAAGGTCGACGATCCGGATCAGCAGATCATGCTGGACGGCGCGGCGCTCGATATCGACGTCGGCCAGTGGGTATACGACCAGCAGAAGCCGGCCGGACACGGCACCGATACGCTGCCGGCCGCGGTCGCGCTCTATCTGCCGCTGAAAGCGCCGATGCGCACGCGCGGCGTGCTCGCGGTGAAGATGCACGACGAACGCGAACTCGACGTGCCCGAGCAGCAGCGCATGCTCGAGGCCTTCGGCGCGCAGATCGCGCTCGCGCTCGAGCGCGTGCATTACGTTGAAATCGCGCGCGATGCGCTCGTCAACATGGAATCGGAGCGGCTGCGCAACTCGCTGCTGTCGGCGATCTCGCACGATCTGCGCACGCCGCTCACGACGATCGTCGGCTTTTCGTCGATGCTCGCGCAGGCGCGCGCCGCGCAGAATGCGGCCGAAGGCGCCGCCGCGCAGGCGACATCCGAAGGCGCGCTCGAAGAAGCGACGCACGCGCAGGCGCAGGCGATCGACGACCTCGTCGATGCGATCCACGAAGAGTCGATGCGCATGGCCGGCATCGTGACGAATCTGCTCGATATGGCGCGGTTGCAGGCGGGCGGGTTGCAACTGAACCGGCAATGGTCGCTGCTCGAGGAGACGGTCGGCGCGGCGCTGCGCACATGCCGGCGCGTGCTCGAGCGGCATCCGGTGCAGGTCCGGCTGCCGGCCGATCTGCCGCTGCTGCAGCTCGACGCGGTGCTGATGGAGCGGCTGTTTGCGAATCTCTTCGAAAACGCGGCGAAGTACACGCCGGCCGATACGCCGCTCGTGATCGGCGCGCAGCAGATCGAGCAGGACGGCAAGCCGTTCGTGCGCGTCACCATCGACGATTCCGGGCCGGGCCTGCCGACCGGCATGGAGTCGCGTATCTTCGAAAAATTCACGCGCGGCGAGAAGGAGTCGGCGAAGCCCGGCATCGGCCTCGGGCTCGCGATCTGCCGTGCGATCGTCGACGCGCATGACGGGAAGATCGGTGCGGCCAATCGGGTTGCGCCGGACGGGCATATCGAAGGCGCGCGCTTCTGGTTCACGCTGCCGGTCGAGACGCCGCCGCCGGTGCCGGAGGCGCTCGAAGACGAGTCCGAAGAAGAAAGCGGCGCCCATGATGACGGCCGCGCGGCGCAGGACGGCGACGTGCCGCGTGGCGAATCGTCGGGCCGCGAGCCGCCGGGCGGCGACCGCTCGCCCGCTTCGACGGCAACGACAACATTAGCGAAACCTGGCCATGAGTGA
- the kdpB gene encoding potassium-transporting ATPase subunit KdpB produces MTEHSATRSMFDPALIRPAIVDSFKKLTPRTQFRNPVMFCVYVGSILTTILWIAALAGEAEAPAGFILAVALWLWFTVLFANFAEALAEGRSKAQAASLRSAKKDVMAKKLNEPHPKAPIRITTATDLRKGDVVLVETGDTIPADGEVIEGVASVDESAITGESAPVIRESGGDFSSVTGGTRVLSDWIVVRVTANPGEAFLDRMIAMVEGAKRQKTPNEIALTILLVALSIVLLLATATLLPFSMFAVEAVKAGHVVTITVLVALLVCLIPTTIGGLLSAIGVAGMSRMMQANVIATSGRAVEAAGDVDVLLLDKTGTITLGNRQASAFVPAPGVAEDAFADAAQLASLADETPEGRSIVVLAKQRFNIRQRDMAALHPTFIAFSAQTRMSGVDLADREIRKGASDAVKAYVEARGGRFPAEVNHVVTEVARRGSTPLVVAEKGAHGARVLGVIELKDVVKGGIKERFAELRKMGIKTVMVTGDNRLTAAAIAAEAGVDDFLAEATPEAKLATIRAHQAEGRLVAMTGDGTNDAPALAQADVAVAMNTGTQAAKEAGNMVDLDSNPTKLIEIVEIGKQMLMTRGSLTTFSIANDVAKYFAIIPAAFASTYPQLRVLDVMHLTTPASAILSAVIFNAIIIVMLIPLALKGVRYRPIGAASLLRRNLLVYGLGGIILPFPCIKLIDMVIAACGWA; encoded by the coding sequence ATGACTGAACATTCCGCAACCCGGTCCATGTTCGACCCGGCGCTGATCCGCCCGGCGATCGTGGACTCCTTCAAGAAACTGACGCCGCGCACGCAGTTCCGCAATCCGGTCATGTTCTGCGTGTACGTCGGCAGCATCCTGACCACGATCCTGTGGATCGCTGCGCTCGCGGGCGAGGCCGAGGCGCCGGCCGGCTTCATTCTCGCCGTCGCGCTGTGGCTGTGGTTCACGGTGCTCTTCGCGAACTTCGCGGAGGCGCTCGCCGAAGGCCGTTCGAAGGCTCAGGCGGCGTCGCTGCGCAGCGCGAAGAAAGACGTGATGGCCAAGAAGCTCAACGAGCCGCATCCGAAGGCGCCGATCCGCATCACGACGGCAACCGATCTGCGCAAGGGCGACGTCGTGCTCGTCGAAACGGGCGACACGATTCCAGCCGACGGCGAAGTGATCGAGGGCGTCGCGTCGGTCGACGAATCGGCGATCACCGGCGAATCCGCACCGGTGATCCGCGAATCGGGCGGCGACTTCTCGTCGGTGACGGGCGGCACGCGCGTGCTGTCCGACTGGATCGTCGTGCGCGTCACGGCGAATCCGGGCGAAGCGTTCCTCGACCGCATGATCGCGATGGTCGAAGGCGCGAAGCGTCAGAAAACGCCGAACGAAATCGCGCTGACCATTCTGCTCGTCGCGTTGAGCATCGTGCTGCTGCTTGCCACGGCCACGCTGCTGCCGTTCTCGATGTTCGCGGTCGAAGCGGTCAAGGCCGGCCACGTCGTGACGATCACCGTGCTCGTCGCGCTGCTCGTCTGCCTGATTCCGACGACGATCGGCGGTTTGCTGTCCGCGATCGGCGTGGCCGGCATGAGCCGCATGATGCAGGCGAACGTGATCGCCACCTCCGGCCGCGCGGTCGAAGCGGCCGGCGACGTCGACGTGCTGCTGCTCGACAAGACCGGCACGATCACGCTCGGCAACCGCCAGGCGTCGGCTTTCGTGCCGGCGCCCGGTGTCGCCGAAGACGCGTTCGCCGATGCCGCGCAGCTCGCATCGCTCGCCGACGAAACGCCGGAAGGCCGCAGCATCGTCGTGCTCGCGAAGCAACGCTTCAATATCCGCCAGCGCGATATGGCGGCACTGCATCCGACTTTCATCGCATTCAGTGCGCAAACGCGCATGAGCGGCGTCGACCTCGCGGACCGCGAAATCCGCAAGGGCGCTTCCGATGCGGTCAAGGCTTATGTCGAAGCGCGCGGCGGCCGTTTCCCGGCCGAAGTGAACCACGTCGTCACCGAAGTCGCGCGGCGCGGCAGCACGCCGCTCGTGGTGGCCGAGAAGGGCGCGCATGGGGCGCGCGTGCTCGGCGTGATCGAGCTCAAGGACGTCGTGAAGGGCGGCATCAAGGAGCGTTTCGCCGAATTGCGCAAGATGGGCATCAAGACCGTGATGGTGACCGGCGACAACCGGCTGACCGCCGCGGCGATCGCGGCCGAAGCGGGCGTCGACGACTTCCTCGCGGAAGCGACGCCGGAAGCGAAGCTCGCGACGATCCGCGCGCACCAGGCCGAAGGCCGCCTCGTCGCGATGACCGGCGACGGCACCAACGACGCACCGGCGCTCGCGCAGGCCGACGTCGCGGTCGCGATGAACACCGGGACGCAGGCGGCGAAGGAAGCGGGCAACATGGTCGATCTCGATTCGAATCCGACGAAGCTCATCGAGATCGTCGAGATCGGCAAGCAGATGCTGATGACGCGCGGTTCGCTGACCACGTTCTCGATCGCCAACGACGTCGCGAAGTACTTCGCGATCATTCCGGCGGCATTCGCGTCGACGTATCCGCAACTGCGTGTGCTCGACGTCATGCATCTGACCACGCCGGCGTCGGCCATTCTGTCGGCGGTGATTTTCAACGCGATCATCATCGTGATGCTGATTCCGCTCGCGCTGAAAGGCGTCAGGTACCGGCCGATCGGCGCCGCCTCGCTGTTGCGCCGCAATCTGCTCGTGTACGGCCTCGGCGGCATCATCCTGCCGTTCCCGTGCATCAAGCTGATCGACATGGTGATTGCCGCATGCGGCTGGGCCTGA